tggtagcagtgaaaaagttgtaattgcaatttcattggctagaatttatgttaacaattagtgttgacacgtgtttagtacatagtgacaaatttcgtacatagcaacgctaatttaagtcatatttagttaattgtgtgtatatatgtacctatattgtttttgtatgcttgttcagggcacagctgaaaaacagcttttgctgatgctgtctccctgtctaaataacattaaaaaaaaaaaaaaaaaaaaatgcacagcatgcgtatatgcagcgagtatggtattaactgggaatagcatgggtagcagtgaaatttgggataaataccactcttgttgtattggaaatggtaaatttcactcggcttcgcctcgtgaaatttatccccatttccaatacaacactcgtggtatatttatcccaaatttcactgctacccatgctattactagtacgtatgatatatatttatatatatatatattaatataacatcaatatcgtgtcctgtagaaaaactccaatagcagcttgtggtatatttttgatatactacagcaaactaaccaatagaattagtatatcacttgtacatttgatatacgcatctgattggctaaaatgttttgatagtgtttagatgttttaccagttaggcatgtccgacttgacaactactgttaccatagtaaccaatacattttacctagcaacaacattgttgcctagcaaccgttgctagttAACCACTACTGATTGTAGAAACGCTTGACACCATAGCgatggttgctaagcaaccaccaaaaagcatgtaactaggtcaggtttacatattgttgcctagcaacagttgctatggattgttggaccaattttcaagaaCATTGCAGGTTGCAATgcatgtgcatactccttgagcatgctaatcacaaggaattacttaccagtactaataatggtgtaaaaacatcAGAAATTactgttactgcttccaagtgggagacgagatgttgtattaacatattatactacagatatcatggtattcaaaatatataccaaaagatatacatatttaggaaagggtgccatagtgcgaggattcgcctcgcactatagcatcttttctaagtttgtatatcttttggtatatatttcgaataccatgatatctgtagtataacatatacacatatatatatgtataagaTCATATTGTGACACACACCTTGAATCTCACAAACGTAGGCACGTTTTCTAATGCTCTTTAGATAGTTGCGATCTGAGCACTCCGATGAAGGTACAATAATAGGTAGCAAGGCAAAACCCACTGCAATAAAGCATGCACAAGTAAACACTGTACGCATTCACAATACAAGTAAAGTATAGTTGATGTATAAACTTTTTAAAAGCTGTACCCTAAAGTAATTATAATCCATTTGTGTGGCAAGCCAGGGTTAAAATATATTCTGAAATTACAACcaaaggtggcagtcaagaaatggctgtaatgatagCAATGCCAATACATTATAATAATGACATGCTTACActattatcatgataattattgtCTACAAAATCACTAGAACATGCTTTGTTCACATGACAGTAGTTTActtattattatagtaaattcATATGTGTacatagtgcatgtgtgtgtgtgtgtgtgtgtgtgtgtgtgtgtgtgcgtgcgtgcgtgtgtgcgtgtatgtgcatGGGTAtgcgtgtgtatgtatgtgtgtgtgcgtgtgtgtaagtgcatgtgtgtgtgtgtgtcagtgtgtgggTGTGTTTCTAGTTGTgtaatgtatatatgtgtgcgTAGTAAGTAGTACAGTGAATTTTGGACatttgtgtgtgggtgtgttaTTGTTAATGCTgagtgtgtcactgtgtgttgtgtgtgggaAGTGGAGGTGGCAGAAACTTTAATCATCCATTGTTATATATATGCAGCTATGCTCTACTGGCTCTACGCTAAGTGTGTGGTTATGATAATGGTCAGTCAACTTACAGAATATTTGCCAAATGACAATTTTGTAAACAATGAATATCCGAGGAAACTGTAGTctaaaaaaaaacattaaatataacccaaatgtgtacatgtaatacagtatatacaattaCTGCATACTCTATAGTTAATATTGTACAATTAGGCTTGGGTACATAGTGATTTTTAGATTACCCATTTTTGCAATTCATTTTTGTTCATGTATATTCCTGAATGTCTCCTGGAGTGATTCATGAAACAGAACAAGTTGCTGTatatatgtttttttttttgggagCTCAAAATATAAGCTTTAAACAATCCCTTTAAATGTTgcgatactctgatagagcagtcacttaatgCTTGGGTGACAGTTTATTAGGTTAAGGTCCATTAGAGAATCCTGATCTTTGTACATATTTTATGCTAGCAATATTTAAGCATGTGCCTTCATGATGTTCTCTCTGGCAACTACATATTGCAAGAACCAACAGAAGATCATCCTATTATCCTACCTGGTCTCTTTAGCTACCAGAACGTATTCTGGCATAATTAGGGCTAAAACAAACATTTTAAATACTAATGAAATGAATAGTTTTAAAAAGAATGAATACTAAATTTATATACTTTATTCATAAACACTTACACTTACACTTTTTGTAGGAAAtaaaactgcttcatttgtGCTGATCCACTGGTACAATTACTGCAAGCCTCATATTTTATAAGAAaatgatgaaatattttgcaacGTATTTAAAGCCTATTGCATTACCATTGTAAAGTATGCCAATAGAATGCCAAATGTACTCCCACAGCTTTgaatatttaattatttatttatcacGGCTTTagagcacaagtgctgaaagtctgtaagacacctggtcccaCAGACTGTTTAAAGtgttgtgtttgaaaaggtggagaaagagaaaaaaatccatgactggacatGGGCAACcgcaaacctgcagccatctgattaatgctcgaatgcttacaggagtctccCAGGCAGTCAAAATGTTTTCTCCTTGACAATTGCATTTGATTTAGAACAAATAATGAACTATTGAATGATTGTTTTAGCCCTAGATATAATGTATACTAGCCTATGTACACTAGCCCATGTACAATGTTCAATCATAGCTATGTAATAAATTAATTCACAATCCTACATGTCTATCATAATTGACATGCTTAATTGAACATTGAACCAAGGAGGTTTGATGGGTCACAATTAAGTTTCATCGCATTATTCATTACTAACAGTTTACACATTAAGTAATGTAGTCAAATTATTATAACCTTACTTTACATGCAAGGGGGTGGATCTATAGCTGGTTAGCATGACCCTGTTATCTTTATTTAATAGATAAACATGTAGTAAAACTTACAATTTATGTGCATTGTAGTAACAGACAATGATAGCAATGATCCCAACAATAAATCCAAGTATTCCACATGAATATGCTACACGGTTGACATAGTAAATAGGAGTGCCTTCAGTTACTATGATCTTTTCACCACACACTGGTAAGCATATAGAGTTAGAGTCACAAAAATGGTCAAAACCAGTTGGGCAATCCTGATTTGGAGCTTTTGAGAATGTCACATTCCCATCTCCAGAATAACTTGAACAATTGACAACACTTATGTTACAAATGCTCTCCACTATTCTCCACTCAGAAGCACATTTGTTATCTCGAACTTCTTCACACTCTTCAGTCAGCTCCACTGAAGGACTATTACCATTACACAATAGAAGTATTGCATTGCAGAAAAATGATAAAGCATCAGATGTGTTACACTGTGAAGCAGCACTGCTTAATCCTAAGTGATAAATTGAGTGTAGACCAAATACAGCTGTAGAAATCAATTCACAATCTTGATATTCAGTAAGGTTACAATAGTCCATCAACCAAGTAGAATTAGGCTCTGGACAAGTAGCCTAATATATGCACAGAAGAGAATGAATGTATGTACCAAGTAAGGCAAATGTAATGTATGGTACAGTAACTATAGCAGCACAAGACTGACATAATCATGTAAATAATAATATGCACATTGGTAAAGTACTCACCATGCAACTCGCAATTTCTAGATTATGAAAGACAGCGCTTTCTGTGACATATGTTTCTGCACCTGGTGGATCTGTGTTATACCAGACAATTGGAGCAAGAAATAACAATATCATCACACAAATGACAACAATCAGTGTTGCCATTAATCTACACTTTACAGCTGTAATGATAAAAACTTCAGCTTCAATATTTCTTGCTGAACTTCTTAAGGAATTATGCAGTGTTTCATTATTCATGTGAACATCCATCTTATCATTTAGCAATGTTGAATCATTTGGCACTTGCAAGTGGTTATCATGTAAGTCACTTCTCTCAGCACTGGTACTCTCTGTGCTATTGTTGACAGCACCAGGCACTTCTGTGTCTTCCACTGTTATGTCAACCAACATAACAATACTTGTATTGTCATTTATCTCTCTCATAGTAATTATTATACCCTAAATATGAAACTGTAATAAAGACCTACATTACACAGTAGCTATGTACGCAGCTATTACTTAACTCAATTACTTCAATGATATTAAATCCTTGATGCTGTTTTTTAATATATCCATGAAAGCCCAAGAAATATTGTATACTTCATACTTGCATGTGCACCATAAAGAGATAAAGTTCACAGAGGTATgtactatagctacagtatatgagCTTATAGGGTTTTACACAAATAAAGTAATCtaaccaaaaacagccaaactgtaagaaaagagtgcagcccccaaaaaggccatggtaaaaaaagatgtgaaatccaaggtgtcagccaagaaatggctgtgatggtaggttaatggtaaaaaatttaataaggacaattcaggtgaattttgtgcatcgaccaagcagcaccaaattcacctgaattgtcgttatcaaaatttttatcattaacataccatcacagccatttcttggccaccaccttggatttcacatctttttcaccatgggagctgcactctttttttacagcttggctgtttttgattagatatcacttctttttgtatgtatttggggcttttttaacttatcttttttttaccacaggaagaaaaaagaTTTATCATAATCaagatttaaagcagatttttaatacataagctatttttgattttatcagtaattatacaaattatatatatatgtaatagttataccatgggcaagagtgctttgcctgatatatacgcacaagcccaagggccgcaggcccgagggcgagagcgtatatacaggcaaaacacgagtgcccatggtataactaatatgttctactttagcatatAGACTCACCTATTTGGCAatatctttagttgctatacccttctattatatagggaaccaagtaagctgtgattgtgggattacattttgccaaacaaactgtgattgtggggttcaattttaatacatcaaacattagtttgattttattattgctaatatagcaattttaagagactagtgttaattatgttaatttaattgctacatttacaaaagtaaaaaacaaactacaactaatgtattaaaattgaatcccactatcacaggttgtttggcagaattcaatcccataattgcagcttgcttgattccttATATAAGAGAAGAGCATAATagtaaaacatcaaagaaatctgaggatttctggatatagtgtgcacacctattaggtatgcaatgtctcaagttaacgagatatctcgttaaggcagtgtgtaacaagatatacgcacagCCTTGACGAGTTATACGcactgcgtatatctcgttaacattttgagtcagtgcaacatgtgatatatatgtactggctttcctttgatctgaggtgtgaaagtggtacacacatatatacatatatattatattaattaaatgccaatttgccaattatttcctacaggataacttgtttgcatctgatctctctgctgggtgacttgaaatgtgacccaattttggaaaaccatacatttgggcacattggtcaattttcttttttataactacaatgaagcactgagtggttatctatcttgtgtaaaaattttgtgatgatacactgaagcattccaaagatatggctaatttactgtctaatacattacaaactaacttttcattatcagtttatagaattgtatagtgatcaggtgtgacaaattgatgacaaatcattttgttgacaaagatctccattcttacaatctaaaatggatgaaaagagatctttgagagtttaatcatatgttctttgtgcttttcctcaattaaatcacttctATTATTGTCTAAAggcaagaaaatgtttggttttgggaatgaacaaatcatccaatttgtaagttaattgctgtcccacgcattgtgaaaccACTACATGGTCTAATATAATTGAGAATATCTCCTAaaataaagaagctatgggtgtgaaatttcacagcaagaaggcttagtagttgctttatcagaatatgcaaaaagttaatttaaaaatatattggtgaaattttcaattgagcattcccacaaattttgcatgtgcccaaatgtatggttttccaaaatatggtcacaaatgtagctgaactctctacagggtaatttgtgtgtagctgaactctttacaggattctctctgcAGAGTAaaattgtttctagttgaactttctatagggttATCTATTTGTAGTtatgatttgcttctagctgatctctctatagggttacttgttcgtagctgaactctgtacaaagtgatttgtttgcagctgaactctctacaagccttaggtgatttgtttgtagctgaactctctacatacaaggtgacttcttctagttgatctctctacaggatgacttgtttctagctgatctctctgcagtgtGACATGTTAGTAGTTGAactgtacagggtgatgtgttcgtagctgaactctctacagggtggtttctttgtagctgaactctctacaaggtaacttttttctactggtctctctacaggctgacttgtttctagctgatctctctacagggtgatttgtttgttgctgaattctctacaaggcgatgtcttctagctgatctctctacagggtgaattgtttctagttgaactctctacagtgcgatctgttaagtttgtagctcagctctctcttgtttctagctgatctctctatagagttataacttgtttgtatagctgaactctatataggatggatttttgattggttgctgaactctctacgtggtgacttgtttgtactacagagtaacttgttcgtagctgaactctctagggtGACTTACTTTTAGCTGAATTGTCTgtaagattaactggttgtagctgaactccctacagaataatttgcaattctataatggagtaatagttataaacgtagctgaatgctctattagtaggcattccagactgatcttaaaattttggaaaaacaggctttttatatgctcaatagatagagtattgattgctgatctcagaaatatatagtttgttgggttggaattagctactttggcatgcacagtacttaaaaactgaaaaaaggtacattttttctccagggctccccatatattttacaggggaaaatggcacaattgaatcaggaagtcatctagcaatctggactatcttgaaactgcagttgcttctagctgcaagtttgtacatgtaatgagagtaacttcaggtcttattggatctcagcgatctttgtatgctttgtggtgagcaaatatgtttcacctactgcacacttctcaatacaatggtgtatgcccataggcaagtggctatctcaagttggtaaaaacatcaagttaacaacttataaaggtaaacaactaaagtggaggggcgtctggattcagtggaatggaatggtggactggaacggtggaatggactggaatggtggaatggactggaatggtggaatggactggaatggtggaatggactggtgGAATTCCGGTAGACTATTCCGGTAGACTGGCCATGGACTCCGACGCTGCCGGGATTATACTCagcaccatagatattatagacTACGTAGGTATATACCAGTACGTATGGC
The Dysidea avara chromosome 7, odDysAvar1.4, whole genome shotgun sequence genome window above contains:
- the LOC136261445 gene encoding uncharacterized protein isoform X2, producing MDVHMNNETLHNSLRSSARNIEAEVFIITAVKCRLMATLIVVICVMILLFLAPIVWYNTDPPGAETYVTESAVFHNLEIASCMATCPEPNSTWLMDYCNLTEYQDCELISTAVFGLHSIYHLGLSSAASQCNTSDALSFFCNAILLLCNGNSPSVELTEECEEVRDNKCASEWRIVESICNISVVNCSSYSGDGNVTFSKAPNQDCPTGFDHFCDSNSICLPVCGEKIIVTEGTPIYYVNRVAYSCGILGFIVGIIAIIVCYYNAHKLLQFPRIFIVYKIVIWQIFLGFALLPIIVPSSECSDRNYLKSIRKRAYVCEIQGFMLQFLYSCFVGFWCFHLLHLFLGLTFPFTIKVWMDSSSCRKKIHITEVVIVILYGLLSPIIAVSVTKQTPSGIMCLPQSNSVEFYGYLLPNIALFCIGLVFIFTSWWILLKKHHSRSNNINFAKIFCVTSGWSVAEIKLSLLFGYYVLVMLSYFSARMVLLMSKDELVADTDKFVACSLGGAREYCEKYKLEATKSLNAPLALLAIAVLLYSMISFTHLIYVIRFQTVREAIRKTCNKH
- the LOC136261445 gene encoding uncharacterized protein isoform X1 gives rise to the protein MREINDNTSIVMLVDITVEDTEVPGAVNNSTESTSAERSDLHDNHLQVPNDSTLLNDKMDVHMNNETLHNSLRSSARNIEAEVFIITAVKCRLMATLIVVICVMILLFLAPIVWYNTDPPGAETYVTESAVFHNLEIASCMATCPEPNSTWLMDYCNLTEYQDCELISTAVFGLHSIYHLGLSSAASQCNTSDALSFFCNAILLLCNGNSPSVELTEECEEVRDNKCASEWRIVESICNISVVNCSSYSGDGNVTFSKAPNQDCPTGFDHFCDSNSICLPVCGEKIIVTEGTPIYYVNRVAYSCGILGFIVGIIAIIVCYYNAHKLLQFPRIFIVYKIVIWQIFLGFALLPIIVPSSECSDRNYLKSIRKRAYVCEIQGFMLQFLYSCFVGFWCFHLLHLFLGLTFPFTIKVWMDSSSCRKKIHITEVVIVILYGLLSPIIAVSVTKQTPSGIMCLPQSNSVEFYGYLLPNIALFCIGLVFIFTSWWILLKKHHSRSNNINFAKIFCVTSGWSVAEIKLSLLFGYYVLVMLSYFSARMVLLMSKDELVADTDKFVACSLGGAREYCEKYKLEATKSLNAPLALLAIAVLLYSMISFTHLIYVIRFQTVREAIRKTCNKH